A window of Exiguobacterium sp. FSL W8-0210 genomic DNA:
ATCATGCTCGGAATCGCAACAGCAGTCCAATTGATGTTATTCGGATACGGAATGCCGAAAATCCCGTTCGTCTACGTCGGGATTCTCCAATACATTGCCCCGACGCTGACGCTGCTCCTTGGAATTTATCTATTTAATGACGTCTTTACGACGATTCACTTCATCGCTTTCCTGTTCATTTGGATTGCTGTTGCTCTCTTTACGATCAGCGGTTTATCGGCAGGGAAAATGCGAATGAAAAAGGTATCATAATGAAAGAGGGGATTACGTGAATCTACCAGGATTCTTTGCGACGCTTGTCGCGTATATCATTTGGGGACTCTTACCGCTCTACTGGAAGATGCTCGCCAATGTACCGAGTGAAGAGATACTGGCACACCGGATCATCTGGTCATTCTTATTTCTGCTCATCTTATTATCATTTCAAAAAGCGCTTGGGAAGTGGAAGACGGCGCTGCGCGATCCGTTCACGCGCCGACTCTTTTTCTTAAACGGACTGATCATCAGTCTGAACTGGTTCATCTATATCTGGGCCGTCAATCACCAATTCATTGTCGAGGCATCACTTGGCTATTATATCAACCCGCTCGTCAGCATCGTCTTTGGTGTCTTCTTCTTTCGGGAAAAGCTTTCACGGATCGAGTGGATCTCGATTGTCCTTGCAACGATCGGTGTCTTGATTTTGACGATTGGCTACGGCGAGTTTCCATGGATTTCGATCGCACTTGCCTTAAGCTTCGGCTTTTACGGCGTCGTCAAAAAGCGGCGACCACTCGAATCAACGGTCAGTCTGACGCTCGAGACGATGGCGCCGCTTCCGCTTGCTTTAATTTTCCTCGGCTATTGGCAAGTACAAGGGACGTCTTCGATGACCGAATCTGTCGGTACGACGACCGGACTCATCTTGACCGGGATTGTCACCGCTGTTCCACTTTTGTTATTCGGATTCGGGGCACAACGGATTCCGTTCACATGGGTCGGATTCCTCCAATTCGTCGCACCAACCTTGTCGCTTGGACTCGGTGTTTTGCTCTATCATGAACCGTTTACTAAAACACACATGGTGGCGTTTACATGTATTTGGACAGCAGCGATTGTCTTTACACTCAATGGAGTCTGGATTCGAAAAAAACAGCTTCGAAAAGTCGCGTAAAAAGATAGAAGTCAGACCTCTTGCGTGATAGAATAATATCAGAGTCAAAGGGAAGCCTTAAGGAGGATAACAATCATGAATTTAGCAGGAATGATCGACCATACGGCACTGAAGCCAGAAACATCACGTGCTCAAATCGAAACACTCTGTAAAGAAGCATTAGAATACAAATTCGCAAGCGTCTGCGTTAACCCGACATACGTCGCGTTAGCATCAGAACTCTTAAAGTCAGATGATGACGTGAAAGTATGTACAGTCATCGGGTTCCCACTTGGAGCAAACACGCCAGAAGTGAAAGCATTCGAAACAAAGGATGCCATTCAAAACGGTGCAACAGAAATCGATATGGTTTTAAACATCGGCGCACTAAAAGATGGAAATCTTGAGTTAGTAGAACGTGATATTCGTGCAGTTGTCGAAGCGGCGAACGGTACGCTCGTTAAAGTCATCTTTGAAAACTGTCTTCTTACAAAAGAAGAAATCAAAACAGCTGCTGAACTTTCAGTTAAAGCAGGTGCTAACTTTGTGAAAACATCAACTGGTTTCTCAACAGGTGGTGCAACAGTCGAAGATATCCGTCTCATGCGTGAGACAGTCGGTCCTGATATCGGTGTTAAAGCGTCTGGTGGCGTTCGTGACTTCGAAGGTGCAAAAGCAATGATCGATGCAGGTGCATCACGCATTGGGGCTTCAGCAGGAATCGCAATCGTTACTGGTGGTACGTCTGATAGCGACTACTAAGAATATGTCACATGTCCCTCTTTTTTAGAGGGGCATGTTTTTTTGTTGTGGGATTATTCTGAATTTGGATTTTGTATTAAAAAGTCAGACATCGTTTCCGATAATCAGATGTAGAATGTCGGAAGGGTGTGGAATGAATGAAACGATGGAGTGGAATCATACTGGCATCGACACTAAGCCTTGCAGGATGCGGTAGTGTCATCGATGATCCAGAACGGGCAGTCAAGGAGCGAAAAGAAATGGCGGTCGTCTTATCGGATGTTGGTCTTGGCGATCAATCATTCAGCGATGCAGCGATGAGCGGTATGGCGTTGTTACGGGAGAAGGAAGGCTGGTCGATCGATTACCGGGAATTAAACGAAACGAAGACCTATAAAACAGCATTTGAAACGTTAGCGAAAAAGAAGCCGACCGTTATCGTCGGACTCGGCTACATGGGGCAGACAGATCTTGAGACCGTTGCTAAAAAATATCCGAAACAACAATTCGCCTTGATTGATGCCGTCTCGACGTTACCGAACGTACTCTCGGTTACGTTCAAAGAGGACGAAGGAAGCTACTTAGCGGGTGCCGCTGCAGGAATCCAAACCAAGACGAATACGATTGGTTTCGTCGGTGGGATGAAGTCGCCTTTGATTGAGAAGTTCGAAAAAGGATACATAGCTGGCGCTAAAGCCGTCAATCCGAAAACAAAGGTACTCGTCGAATATGCGGAGGACTTTGCGGCGCCCGAAAAGGGACGGACGCTTGCAAACGAAATGATGCAGAAAAAGGCAGACGTGTTATATGCAGCTGCTGGGTTAACAGGGAGCGGCGTCCTTGAGGCAGCGCAAACGAAGGGGAAAAAAGCTATCGGTGTTGATAGCGATCAGACCCCGATCGCGCCTGACGCAGTCATGACGTCGATGCTAAAACAAGTTGATCTTGCGATTACGAAAATCGGACAAGATGTGGATGCAAAAGGACTCCAATCTGGACAAGTCGTCCTTGGTGTCAAAGAAGGGGCAATCCAGTTGGCTCCAATCCGTAATACGAACTTTACGGACGGGGAACGAAAAAAATTAGAGCAGCTGCAACAAGATGTGCTCGAAGGTAAGGTGACGATCCAATGACGTTACGGAAACGATTTTTACTCTCAACATTAGTGACGATTTTGAGTGTCGTCATCTTGATGGGATGGACCTTGTTCCAACTCCGTCAAATTCAATCCTATGACGAAGACTACGGGAAACAACTCGTTGAAATTTCAGAACTCGAAACGAAGCTCTTATATGAACAGGCAGCATGGAACCGACTGGCAAGCCAACCGTCTGAGAGTCAGGCGGAGCAGGTTCAGGCTCTTAGTAGGAAGAACGAGCAAGCTTTGAATCAGCTACAGAAGACATATTTGATTCCAGCGTTTCAAGAAGAGTTGAACCGGGCGGATATGAAGTATAAGACGCTCGCTGCAAAACGGACGGAACTGACGGACGCGGTGAATCCGATTGACATTCGCTCCCATGCTGCACGAATCGAAGGTGTCCTTAGTGATCTCTATACGTTACATACGAAAAATGGGGAGTTTTATGATGTCTTACAACGTGAGGAAAAAGACGAGACATTGAATTTGACGCGGACCGTCCTAATCGCGACATTCCTCCTCCTGATTGGTCTAGCGTTATACAATTGGTACTTCGCACGTAGTATCACGCGACCGATCTGCCGTGTCGTCCGGACAGCAGAGCAAATTTCGGATGGAGACTTGTCACAGGAACTGGTCGTATCCGGTCGAAAAGATGAGATTGGTCGACTCGAGACGGCTGTTGCGCAGATGCAAGGAACTTTACATGAGGTCATCGGAACGATCAGTCGCTCGTCGAACACGATTCGTCAGATGAGTACGGAAGCGACGACGGAGAACGCGAACATCGTCGAAGTTTCTGGTAACATGACCCATGCGATTAATGAGATGGCGAGTGGTACACAAACGGTGTCGGACGATATCCAGACGACAGTCAGTACGATGTCCGATATGCAACAGCTCTTCGAGGAGAGTGAACAACGTGCACAAACCGCTTATGCAGAAGGACAAGCGGCCGATCACGTGATGGTTCAAAGTAGTTCCGTCATGGAACAGCAAGCACGGTCACTTCGCGCGTCAACAGAACAAAATCGCGAACTCGGTCAGAAACTGGAAGGTTTCTTAGAACAGACGAAACAAATCGAGCAGATGGCACAACTCGTCGCGGGAGTCTCTGCGCAGACGAATTTATTGTCACTCAATGCGGCTATCGAGGCTGCACGGGCTGGGGAAGCCGGTCGTGGATTTGCCGTCGTGGCAAGTGAAGTCAAAAAGTTAGCGGACGAGACAAATGAGGCGACACGCTCGATCTTCTCACTCGTCCGTTCGATTCGTCAGGACGGGGCTGTCTTACAAGAAGCACTCGTGCAAGCGGAGCGGGAGCAGACGAACCAGGTCGAGAACTTTACGCACGTCCAGCAAGCATTCGGTGAGACGCGTCAAAAAGTAGCGAGTGTGACCGAAACACTCGATTATGTGACGAAACAACTCGTACATTCGAAACAACAAGCCCGCCATGTCGTTGGTCAAGTCAGTACAGTCAGTGGCGTCATGGAAGAACTTGCAGCCGGAAATGAAGAGATCGCTGCTTCGATGCGTGATCAACAGGCCTCGTTCGAACAGATTCATCAATTGATGCAAGAACTCGAATCGACGACGACGTCGCTTGACAGTCAGACACATCAATTTAAAATTTAATGAACATAGCAAAAAGTGCACGCTTTCTCGGGAAGAGAAGGCGTGCACTTTTTCTTGAATCGACTTAGAAGAAGCTTTCTGGGTCGAGCTCATTCGTCCGTCCATTCGCATCATACTGGTATCCACCATCGTGGATTTCAAAATGCAAGTGTGGACCAGTCGAGTTACCGGTGCTTCCGAGAACACCGATTTGCTGTCCTTGTTTGACTTGTTGTCCCTGTTTAACGTTCAAGGCATTCATATGGGCATACACGGTCGTATACGTTTTTCCGTCGATATTATGAGAGATATAGACGTGGTTGCCGTAAGGACCACCGGAACTTGCTAAGATGACTGTTCCATTTGCAGACGCAACGATTGGCGAGTTGAGTGGACCAGCGAAGTCGGTTCCATTGTGGTACGCATAACCATTACTTCCGCTCGCTGCACCCATTCCTTGCGAAACAGAGCCTTGAGCAGGTTTGATGAATTTACCTTTTGCTTTTGAGATGACTTTCGTGCTGGCCTTGCTAACAGATGCTGGCACTGCCGATTGTTTTGCAGCTTTTGCTGCAGCTGCTTTCGCGGCACGTGCTGCAGCTTTTTCTGCCTCTTCCTGTGCCTTCAGTTGGGCCGATGCCTCTTTCAGGCTAAGGATACTGGATTCGATTTTTTTCTTTTGCGACGTCAGACGTTTCAGAAGTGCTGTTCGCTTTTGTTTTTCTTGTTTTAATTCACGTTGTTTCTTTTTTAAAACATTACGATCTTCAATCAAGTCTTGGCGTGTCTGCTTCAGTTCTTCTTTCGCAGCTGCCAATTCCTTTTTGTTTGATTCGTAATCTTTTAATAAAGAAGCATCGCTTTCCGCGATTGTATTGAAGGCATTGAAACGGCTAATCATATCACCGACATCTTTTGCGCCGAAGACGGCCTCAAGCAGCGGAGCGTTATCGGCTTTCGACTGACGGACCGCTAGACGATCACCGAGCATTTTTTCTTGTTTCTTGATTTTCTTTTGTAACTTCTCGATTTTATCTTCTAATCGAGCAATCTGTTTCGTGTTTTCGTCGATTTTCTTTTGATTCTCGACGACTTGTAATGTCAGCCCATTAATCTGTTGATCCAGGGCGTAGACTTGTTGCTGTGCTTTAGATAATTGATTCTTTTTTTGAGACAACGCCTCGCGTTGCTTCGATTGTTGTTGCTGGTTTTGTTGTTGCTTTTCTCTATATGAACTTGCTGCGTCGACGGGAATTGTCGTCATGAGCGGACTTGCGAGTAAAGTGAGTGTCATGAGCGATAGCCCGAGTGACTTTCCGAAAGGTCGTTTCATAAACTAAGCGTCATTCCTTTCCCTTGTGAAGTGTTACCTATCCCACTCTAACAAGAAAATCGGAAAATCCACTTTACAATTCTTTTAAAAAAATACAAGAGAAGCTAGCAGAAAGTATGAAGAATTTATGAAAATAATGATGCGTGAACAGAAGAATAAATAGAATATGTTGATATGAAAGGAAAAATCATTATGTAATTGATTGATTTCCGAATGATGTCAAAAGATATATTTTTGTAACATCGTATAAATAGAAGGTTTATTAATGTTTGAAAAAGGTATAAATATAGTTTTTGTGAAACGAAAAAGTGCCCTGAAAGGCACTCCATCCGAATCATTCTTCATAAATCATCTTTCGTGTCATCCCACCGTCTAGGACCAGTGTTTCGCCCGTCAAGAAATCGTTATCCGGGTGTGTTAGATAGAGAGCCGCACGAGCGACATCACTTGGTTTTCCGACGCGACCAGCTGGATGTTGACTATGATCTTCAGGTGATAATTCTTGATAGTCACCGGTTTCAATCCAACCAGGAGCAATCGCGTTGACGAGAATTCCGTCTTCTCCGAGTGAGACAGCAAGTGCATGGGTCAGAGCAAAAATGCCACCTTTCGTCGATGCATAAGATTCTGTATGCGGTTCCGACATGAAGGCGCGGGTCGAAGCCAGGTTGACGATCCGACCACCACTTTTACTTTGTTTCAAATAAGGTGTAGCGGCCTTAGTCGTTAAAAAGATACTACGCAGGTTCGTATGATGAACCCGATCCCATTCCTCAAGTGACAATTCGAGTAAGGGTTTTCGAATCATGATACCGGCGTTATTGATGACGATGTCGATACGACCAGTATGTTCAATCGCTTTCTCAATCAACAGTTGAACGTCTTTTTCGTGTTGGATATCGAGGTGATAGAAGTAAGCCGTCCCACCATCTTCTTCAATTTGTTGAACTAATTCGTCTCCTGTCATCTGATCGATGTCAGCAAGAACGACATTTGCGCCATGCGCAGCGTAGGTGCGGGCGAGTTCTGCACCAATGCCATTCGCGGCTCCCGTAATGATGACGGTTTGATTAACATGATTCATAAAAATCATCCTTTCTGTAACGCTTCTCTCCCTTTTTTACCGTTCCATCATATCCTGAAACCTGACAGGATTATCATCCGTAGGAACAGGGAAGTAGAAAAGCGTCGAAGTTACTTTAGAATGGGGGAAAATAGGAATGAAATTCTCGAATCAACAATTAGAAAAACAACAAAATCAATATGCCGAAGATGCAAAAGATTATATTGATCGCCCGAAAAAGACGAACTCGCTGTTACAACGAGCAACTGCAAAGGTAAACGGGAACTCTCGTTTGTCCGTCGTCTTTTCACCGTTGACGTTGTTCGTCGATATGATTCGCGCGTACCAGTCAGGTGAATACCGTAACATTCGTCGTACGACGATCTTAAAAGTAATCGGCGCATTGGTTTATCTCGTGTCACCAATTGACCTCGTACCTGATTTCGTACTCGGATTTGGATTTGCAGACGATATCGCGGTCATCCTTTTCGTCACGAAAACAGTCTTTGAAGAATTGACACGTTTCAGCGACTGGCAAGATGAACAACAAAAACGTCGTACGCAACCATTGCAAAGCGAGGATGCGTATTGATCAAATAGATGATCCGAGCGACTTCACACAAGAAGTCGCTCTTTCTGATGTAAAAAGAGCCGTTTCCTGTACGCCTTCTTGAAATTTCGATACACTAGAAATAGTTGGTAAAGAGAGAGGGAGGGCGAAAATGGGACACCACTGGATGGAATCATACGGTTATATCGGGATCATGATGACGCTCATGTTTCCATTCATACCGAGCGAAGTACCGCTCGCGTATGCAGGATATCTCGTGCATACGGCACAGGCGAATCTGCTATTCATGGTGTTCCTTGCTGTAGTAAGCTTCGTCATTAGTCAGAATCTTTTTTTTACGATTGGACAGTTCGGGAGTGAACGGTTATTGAATCGTTTATTCAAATGGTTTCGGATTTCGGAAACAAAAATGCTCCAGTTTCAGACGCAAATGGAGACGAAAGGACGCTATATTCTTCTTCTTTCTCCGATGTGGCGTATCGGATTTGCGATTGGTGCCGGTCTGACTGGTGTTTCACGCTGGACGTTTACCGTCGTGACGACGATTTCCTTTTTCCTCTGGTCGACGCTCTTCATTTGGGGCGGGAAAGCCGTCGGGCATGAATGGCGAAAATTGCATCACCTCAATCATCCGATAGTTTGGATTGGTTTAGGCGTGTTGATTACGATTGGCTATTTGATTCAGAAAAAGAGAAAAGCAAAAAAAGAGATCTAAAAGGAGTGGGAACATGGCAATTATCTTATTCGATATTGACGGTACATTGATTGACTCAACGGAACAAATGACAGAAGCAATCCATCGGGCGATGGAGGACATGCCGCATCTTCCAAAACCTTCGCAAGAAAGTGTTCAGGCAAGCTACGGTCTTGCAGGAAGCGCCTTTTGGCGAAAAGCGATTCCGGAAGCCTCAGAAGAGGATATTCGGTTGATTCGAAAAAAAAGACATGGTCACCTAGAAGAGACGATGGCAGAACAGAATGTCTTGTTTGACGGAATTCGATCCTTATTAGAAGCGCTAGTGTCTGCGGGACATACCATTTCAACAGCGAGTAATTGTGGCAACCACTATCTTAACCTTGTGCTGGATAGCCAGAAAATTCGTTCGTTTTTCACGAGTCCGAAATGCTTAGAATCCGTCAAAGGGAAAGAAAAAGCGGATATCTTGCGAGCACACCGTGAGGAGTTTGGGGAAGAGTCCTACTGGATGATCGGGGATCGGTCTTCCGATGTTGAAGCGGCCCGTAAGGAAAACATGCCGGTCGTCTTATGCCAGTATGGTTTTGGGACACAATCCGAGTGGGATTCGGCGGACCATGTCATCGAGACACCGCTTGACTTACTGACAGTGATCAAATAAATGCACAAAAAAGCCAAGTTCGATCCGTCGATTTTTTAGACGGTCGGCTTGGCTTTTTTGTGATGAAAGAACGCTAACGATGAACTTACTCAAAATCCAGTCGGTATGGCTCTGCACTCATCCATGGACGGAATCTCCGGAAGAGCAAATGGAACAATAGACAAAGAATGACGGGCAAGACGATGAATAATCCGAGAACGAATGTCATGTTGAACAATGTCCAGCCTCCTGACATCAGATGTAACGCATTGATCGGACCGATTAATCCAGACATCCCGAAACCGGCACTGAACGGTGTACCTTGGACGCCGAGCATTCCTGCTAGTGCGCCCAGGATAGCAGCACTACACATGACAGGTAGGATCATCAAGGGATTACGGATGAAGTTCGCCATCTGGATTTTAGGAGAACCAAGAAAATGAGCAATCGACGTTCCGCGCGAATTGGCTTGCCACCCGGCAATTGCAAGACCGAATCCGGCGGCACAGACGCCTAGATTCGCAGCTCCGGCGGCAACACCTGACAAACTGATGGCTGTCGCAATACCGACCGTTGAAAGCGGAGAGACGATCAGTACGGAAAAAGTAATCGCAATCAGAATACCCATTAAGACGGGTTGAAGTGCCGTAAAGTCTGAGATGACATGTCCGATCGCTGTCGTGATCCGTGTCACGAATGGATACGTCAATACACCAATCCCACCGGCACCGACAATCAAAATCGTTGGCATGACAAGCACCGTATACGTCTTGAAACGTTCACCGATCAATAAGACGATTGCCGTCGCAACAGCTGCCGTCAGTCCGGCATTGATGACGTCGCCCGTGCCGACGAAAACGAAGGTCGCATCTGCACGAGTTGCAACGCCTGAGCCAACGACCGTCGCGAGTCCAATCGACGTGGTCGCAATCGGTGTCACTTTAAATTGCATGGCTACGGCAACACCAATCATCATCGGCAAAAGGCGCATCGCGAGTGTGGTGGCATCTAGAACATGCTGGGCACCGGATACGTATGGCAACAATGCCTTAGCGAGTTCACCGAGTAGTGCTCCTGGAATAAGGGCAACGAGAATTCCGATACTGAGTCCGTTTAAAACATGAACGGCGAATTGACGCGGCTGACGCAAAATAGATGAATCCATACAAGTCCTCTCCTTATGTAACGCTTTTGTGCATAACAGTATAAAAGATATGAATTGTGTTTTATCTTACGGCAAGAACAGAAGGACGTCAAGAAAAAGTTAGAAAATTCCAAACAAGCAAAGGATTCGTCTTTCAGAAACGGAATTGTTACAGTGAAGAAGTACATTGAATGAGGAGGTCATGAATCATGTCAGAACAACGTATCGTATTAGCAGCACGACCAAACGGAAAACCAACAGGGGAAACATTCCGCTATGAATCATTCGAGTTAGCAGAGCTGAAGGAAGGACAAGTCGCACTAGAGTCACTCTATATCTCGGTCGATCCATATATGCGGGGTCGTATGAACGATGCGCGTTCTTATTCGCAACCATTTGAGATTGATGAACCGATTCACGGAGGTGTCGTAGCACGTGTCATCGAGTCTAAAAGTGAAGGGCTCAAGTCAGGTGATGTCGTTGTTGGGATGCTCGATTGGGCAACAAAAGCAGTCGTCGATGCAAAAACCGTTCGTAAAATCGATGAGCAGATCGCACCTATTTCAACAGCACTCGGTGTTCTCGGAATGACAGGGATGACAGCGTATTTCGGATTGCTTGATATCGGGAATCCACAACCAGGGGAAACGGTCGTCGTATCGGCAGCAGCAGGGGCTGTTGGATCGATCGTTGGTCAAATCGCTAAAATCAAAGGCGCACGTGTCGTCGGAATCGCAGGAAGTGACGAAAAGTTACAACACTTAAAAGCAGATCTTGGTTTTGATGAAGTCATCAATTATAAAACGGAAGACATCCGGGAAGCGTTAGACCGGACATGTCCAGACGGCATCGATGTCTATTTTGAAAACGTCGGTGGGGAAATCGGTGATGCAGTTCTTGATCGACTCAATCCATTCGCGCGGGTACCAGTCTGCGGTGCCATTTCTGGATATAACGCACAACAGGACATCGGTCCACGTGTTCAATCGAAATTAATCATCGCGCGTGCGCGCATGCAAGGTTTCTTAGTGGGTGATTATGGCAAACGATTCAAGGAAGCGGCTGAGCAACTTGGTCAATGGGTTAGTGAAGGGAAGTTACAATACGAAGAGACGATCTTTGAAGGATTCGATCGTGTACCAGATGCGTTCCTCGGATTGTTCGATGGTTCAAATACAGGGAAACTATTAGTAAAAGTGAAGTAAACATGCCAAAAGAGGTTGCGGGAATCATTTCCGCAACCTCTTTTTCTATGGCGTGAGATTCATGAATCTTTTCGATCACGCTCGAGCTCTTCTGGATCAGGATCCGGATGTTGTGTCTCCGCAGGCTTGATGCCGGGATCGGATGTCTCAGCTGGATCAGGATCCGGGTGAAGACCAACGTCTGCCTTTTCATCTGGTAAATCATGATTTTTTTCGTTTAACATGTCCAGTCATCTCCTTTTATCAGTACGTAGTAATGTTTCCCCGTTTTTTAAATACAAAACAATCAGGGTGCATAGGATTCGTTTTTGAAAACATGTGAATGACTTCCACGGACAAGAAAGTGAAAGCGGTCGATTTCCTAGGAAATACAGGTTGACTGAACTGGAATGTAAGGAAAATCCAAAAAAGCTTCATGAAGTCTTTACAAAAACCTTGCAAGTCCTTCAAGTAGTCTTTGAACTGCTTCCGTAGACTAAGAAAGAGTTGAAAAGAGGAAGGGTGTTTACGTGTGAGTGATCAAAAATGGAAACGACAAATCATGCAACAACTGAACTGGGTCCGCGAAGAGAAAAAACGGCTGACGAGTGCGACGACCGCAAGTAAAGATGCACTCGAAAAACTCCGTCAGTTAGACGTCTTGCGACTGCCGACGGTTCGAACTTCTAATAACACGACGACACGTTACCGACAAAATAGCCAAGCTTCACTACTAGATCAATTGGATGTCTCGGAGACCCCGGTCCGGACGACGACGCGTTACTATGAAAAGCGACCAATCGAGATGGCGATCGTCTGCTCGGAATTCATGTACGCCTATTATGAAGATGCTGTTCATCTTCACTACGTCAATGCGCATACATTCGAAGAAGTTTTCGAGCGCGAGATTGATCTCTTTTTAGTCGTCTCTTCATGGAAGGGGTTACGAGGAGACGATTGGAAAGGTGTCGCCACACCGAATTCAAAGAAACGCCAACGACTGCTTTCGATGATGCAGGAAGTCAAAGCCAAAGGAATTCCAGTCGTTTTTCAATCGACGGAAGATCCGAGCAATCATGAACGGTTTCAAGACGTGGCGCAAGCTGCCGATTATGTCCTGACTTCAGATGAGGCGATGATTCCTGAATACCGCGTCTTATGTGGTCATGATCGGATCATGGCGATGCCGTTTGGTGTCAATCCATTGATTCACAATCCGATCGGAGCGACACGTAGCCGTAAAAAAGGCGTTTTATTTGCCGGTAGCTGGATGGCGAAATATCCGGAGCGCGTGAAAGATACGGAGATGTTGTTTGATGGGGTGATGCAATCCTCGCACGAACTCGATATCGTGGACCGGAATTATCATCTCGACTTACCAGCCTATCAGTTTCCGGAGCGCTATCAATCACGGGTCGCACCAGCGATTCCTTATGTTGCTTTACAACAAGTCAGTAAATGTTACGACTGGGTCTTGAACCTGAATAGCATCAAATACAGTAAAACGATGTGTGCTCGTCGCGTCTATGAATCGCAAGCACTCGGGAATTTGATCCTGTCGAATTACAGTATCGCCGTCAACAACGAGTTTCCGAATATCTTCACCGTGCATGACGCACAGGAGGCGACGGCGATCGTAGAACGTACGTCGCAAGAAGAAATCGAACGGCTACGAGCAGAAGGACTTCGTGCCGTCATGACGGAACATACGGTCTTCGAACGGATGGATCAGATTCTAGCGTTCATTGGACGAGTACCTGAGACACGAAAACATCGTTTACTCATCGTTGTCGCTCAAGACGGGGAAGCCATTCGTGACGTGATTGATCGCCAAAGTCTCACACCAGACGAAATCGTCTCAGCGGATATGTTGACGGAGCAAACCTATGATCAAGCCGATCTCGTTGCTTGGATGGATGG
This region includes:
- a CDS encoding glycosyltransferase, which gives rise to MSDQKWKRQIMQQLNWVREEKKRLTSATTASKDALEKLRQLDVLRLPTVRTSNNTTTRYRQNSQASLLDQLDVSETPVRTTTRYYEKRPIEMAIVCSEFMYAYYEDAVHLHYVNAHTFEEVFEREIDLFLVVSSWKGLRGDDWKGVATPNSKKRQRLLSMMQEVKAKGIPVVFQSTEDPSNHERFQDVAQAADYVLTSDEAMIPEYRVLCGHDRIMAMPFGVNPLIHNPIGATRSRKKGVLFAGSWMAKYPERVKDTEMLFDGVMQSSHELDIVDRNYHLDLPAYQFPERYQSRVAPAIPYVALQQVSKCYDWVLNLNSIKYSKTMCARRVYESQALGNLILSNYSIAVNNEFPNIFTVHDAQEATAIVERTSQEEIERLRAEGLRAVMTEHTVFERMDQILAFIGRVPETRKHRLLIVVAQDGEAIRDVIDRQSLTPDEIVSADMLTEQTYDQADLVAWMDGQESYGEYYLEDLVNGFKYSDASIVRKGSKHPYHVQEMSGSRNGAIVWRSAIGYDMFQADELNGKTLLLDQFEWNEQTVVPTNQTPQLSVVVPIYNNGKHLTYKCFASLTRMDRFMESEILLVDDGSTDVATRQAVERLARRYGNVRTYFFETGGSGSASRPRNKGVEMARADYVTFLDPDNEVLSDRYAFLLQELEKDPSLDFVAGHMKKLAEKTSIIALPTIRKQGRTVCEDPKAFLLKHRFAVQSIQALVVRRTFLLEHQLEQVVGAVGQDSLFFQELMLRANRVLLVNRVIHYYYAAVAGSTVNALTVKFFERSVVRERARAEKFARYGVLEEYKETRFEHFFEHWYLVKLRYCSDKDFAPSVALLRTIIGFYEPITLTNPLIRQFMELADRQETDRLQHLLLEEVQK
- a CDS encoding NADP-dependent oxidoreductase, producing MSEQRIVLAARPNGKPTGETFRYESFELAELKEGQVALESLYISVDPYMRGRMNDARSYSQPFEIDEPIHGGVVARVIESKSEGLKSGDVVVGMLDWATKAVVDAKTVRKIDEQIAPISTALGVLGMTGMTAYFGLLDIGNPQPGETVVVSAAAGAVGSIVGQIAKIKGARVVGIAGSDEKLQHLKADLGFDEVINYKTEDIREALDRTCPDGIDVYFENVGGEIGDAVLDRLNPFARVPVCGAISGYNAQQDIGPRVQSKLIIARARMQGFLVGDYGKRFKEAAEQLGQWVSEGKLQYEETIFEGFDRVPDAFLGLFDGSNTGKLLVKVK
- a CDS encoding HAD family hydrolase, giving the protein MAIILFDIDGTLIDSTEQMTEAIHRAMEDMPHLPKPSQESVQASYGLAGSAFWRKAIPEASEEDIRLIRKKRHGHLEETMAEQNVLFDGIRSLLEALVSAGHTISTASNCGNHYLNLVLDSQKIRSFFTSPKCLESVKGKEKADILRAHREEFGEESYWMIGDRSSDVEAARKENMPVVLCQYGFGTQSEWDSADHVIETPLDLLTVIK
- a CDS encoding PTS transporter subunit IIC, coding for MDSSILRQPRQFAVHVLNGLSIGILVALIPGALLGELAKALLPYVSGAQHVLDATTLAMRLLPMMIGVAVAMQFKVTPIATTSIGLATVVGSGVATRADATFVFVGTGDVINAGLTAAVATAIVLLIGERFKTYTVLVMPTILIVGAGGIGVLTYPFVTRITTAIGHVISDFTALQPVLMGILIAITFSVLIVSPLSTVGIATAISLSGVAAGAANLGVCAAGFGLAIAGWQANSRGTSIAHFLGSPKIQMANFIRNPLMILPVMCSAAILGALAGMLGVQGTPFSAGFGMSGLIGPINALHLMSGGWTLFNMTFVLGLFIVLPVILCLLFHLLFRRFRPWMSAEPYRLDFE